The region TCTGCACTACGTGCATCTTGCTTTTAGGCCTGCTAGCATCATGCATTTCTATGTGCTACACTTTGCTGATATTTTTCATCTTCTTTGCAAGCTTTATGTAAGCGCATAAGTCAGCTCTACAAATGGTACGAGCTTCCCAGCCAGACAACTGCCATTTGGGCGAGAACCTTCGGAATACGCAGCTCTCCAATTGCACGGCACCAGCAAACTCTCCTGATGcgcattcacacacacacatggacAGTTGAATGTAAtaactaaagcaaaaaaaaataataataaagtgaATGCCAAATGATACGCGCTTGCAGCTTCTGTTGCAACACGTTCCTTGTGTAACCTATGCAACCTTTCTGTTTCCCAACAATACGCCTTGCACGGAAGCATTTGCCATCCGACACCATAATCACAAGAGCCAGTAAAACGAGCACGCACAGCAACGCAAACTCGGGTCTGTACATACTCTCACCACGAAGCCAGCACATGATCAAACGAGCATGTGCACAGATTGTGTGAAATGACTGCATATTTTGACAACAGACTAAAACAAGCAACCCAGGCTAACAAGGCAACAAGAAGTACACACATTGTCAGGACAAGCAATAAATAGGACTGAAAGCAAAGAACACCGGAAAAACAAGCCCACTATTTACACACATGCATGTGAGTGCGCAACGCACACATACACGTGTTAGATGTACACAATCACAATTCCTGAAAATCAAACAAAAAATAATTAGGAAAACAAAGGTTGGAAAGACTTGGTAACGTCCTGCCCCTCATAGTGTTCGAAGTTTCGTAATGGCTCTTAATGGCAAATTGCAAAATATTTGAAATGCCAAGCAAAAAACCAGAGCAGACGACAGAATCTGAATCTAAAGCATTGCCACGCGGTCACAGCGGAACTAAAATGAAATGCAGCTGCCCTCTTTTGTTGACATAATAACCTGTGCCTGCCCCAAGATAACACTACGCAAACTTGCCACCTTACTGCACTCTCTCAAGAATTCTTACAAATTAGACAAGTGGTGGGCAACTATCCCATAGTTATGTAGCTGAATGACAAAATTAAGGATAACGTGACATACAATGCAGAACTTCAGAAATTCATAACCCCAGTGTCACGAGAACACAAATGCCCGTAAAATGGAGCCAGCATACGTCTATGTTTTGTAGCCGAGAAGTTGTGCGAAAGCTTTTGAAGCTATTAACGTTGCCTGCTACATGCACAAACTACTCAAATATTGTTAATATGTCTCCTAGTCCATTTTATTTTGAATATCTAGCCTTAATGGTTGCCTATGGAGGAGCCCAATAGAAACGAGAAAGCTCCTGCTGAAGATGAAGTAATAAATTTGTGGGTTGGAAAGAAGCTCGCATACAAACTCGTGTAATAGCCTCACCCTTCCCTTACTTCgtttttcacaaaaaaaaagtagTAGGGCTGCTATTGTGTTCAAATTTTCCCCTTCACCTAAAGTCTTCATCATTAAAGTTAACCCATCTTCTTTAAAAGTATAAAACTATACGGTTTAGGCCAAGACCAACGACACCAGCGAGTACAAAATACACTGAATCTATAACTATGAGTTGCAACAGCTGCCAACCTACCCATAATAGACACAATCAGCTAAAGAAAGTAAGAACAGGTAAACTTTTCACTGAGCTCATCCCTATCCCTTTAACAGATAATGTTGCCCTACTTACACATATATTGTGCTTTACTTCAAAAACAGGATATGGCTTAATATACAACTTAGCCGGCTGGGAAACAGCCCTTTTTACCTGTTAAAAATTACGGACACCACTTATAATCACGTATATAATCTAAACATGAGAGTTCAAAGCTGGGGTTTAGTTATTACACGAGTCGATACGTCAAGCAGAGAGAAAGCTAGCTGCAATGCGTGAAATTTCCACTCTTTGCAGATGAAGCAAGAACAGAGACATTCGaacgagaaaagaaaaatggaGAGCAAAAACCATCTCTAGCTGGTGCTCGAAGCAGTTATGTCTGGTTCGCTCACAAGAACTTAACTAAAAAGGCATGCCATGGGCTTGAATCTTTTTGCAAATAGTGCCTCATCAGGAACACTGCAACCTCAAGTAGCCATAGCTCTCAGACTGCAGCCGCTAAAACAGTTTGTATACACTTCGGCTACAGTTATTGCAAGTTTCATGCTTGcctcccaatggcttgcgaaactCGCCCCCCTCGTAAGGTGTCGCTGAGGCTGCCTTTAAAGCGAGTTCATTCGAAATACTGCAGGTGCAGGTTAGGGTACAAGCAGAGAACACTGTTCTCTGAGCCATGATTCGGCTCGAAATATTGCAGGTCATCACGAATTTTGAGAAAGTGCTGCAAGAATTACAGCTGGTGCAGCCGAAGAAGTTGTTTCTGAAGCCATAGTGAACAGCAAGAGCACTATGACGAAGGTGCCAGAGTCGGCATGAGTTCTACGTGTTGCTTAACCTCTCGAATACTAAGTAGCTCAAGACATGATGTTTGAAGATTAGTACCAAGCCTCTTGCGCTGCATTGGTTAATCTAAAAAGCCCATTTAGAAAGCCAGACGAATTCTGAAAAAGAAGACTTGGCTAAGACTATTTCTGATGTCTAACGTGCCAATGGTTGGTGCAATTGTTGATAGACGATCTATTAGAGATAATCTAGTGAAAATGTGAGCTCCTAAATGTTGTTTTCAACAAGCAGCTTGGTTTTGCCAATATTTCCTAATCACTATCAATGCAACTCTACAAGTATACTTTCAGTAGCTGTTAGCCTAAACTGAACCCCTCCCTTCAGCACCCTGACTAAAGGGTTCCAATTATCGCTAGTTAACTTGCGATGCTCACTCATCCAATGTCCACTACTGTCATGCAGCGTGTGACAGTGGCTTGCCTAGAGATGAAAGTTATGCATACCTTTAGCCTCAATGATAACTTCTCAAAAGCAGAAATAAACTAAACTTCTCGCATGCATCCGCAGACTTAATGCAAACACCACACCCACCACCATTTTGCCTGTTAGACAGCTGCTCCATCAACAGAGAATGCAGCAACGGCCGACTTAGTGACACACGCAAGTTGCACAATGCGTACACAGCAAGAGCAAGACTGTTCACACTTGCAGTCATGCACATACACTGCATCACCGAGAAGGACCACATTTAGAAGCCTACGACTTGGCAGCTATCGGAAACCAACAACCAATGAGGTGCAGGAACCACAAGTGGAGGATGCAGGTGAATCAAACAGTGTTTCTTCCTTGCAGCTTGACAAATGACGAAGCAGGCACATCCTCGACAATCGCCACCTGAGTGCACGCACAAAAACAGGTGGCTAAACAGTTGAGGCAAAGGCAAGAAGGTCATCGTTGCAAGCTGCGAGGTGCCCACCACTTCCACACCATCATCGACCCAGTCAGCCCTCCCCGCCAGCGACGATGATTGCCGACACTCCACTGCACGTGCAGCTCCAAATGCCCAGAGGGGGGGAGTGGGTTTGGGCCAGGGGGGGTAGAATAGAGAGAAGAAAGACTTGCCTAAATCACCAACCTCACGTGCTTCTTAAAAATAGAGCATCATCCTATTTACATattgtgtgtatgtatgtgtcaCCTCGCACACAAGAAAGTCCCAGCTGTGTGGCACCTAGTggctgtgtatgtgtgtgtgtgtgagtgcgggCCGAGGCGATGACAGAAAATAAATAGGCCCCCCTCTCACTCTCTCCCCATTTTATTTCCCTCCTCCGCTCCTGCAGAAGAATGACAAGCAGATGCAATTGTCCCCAcgccacacaacacacacacacacgacccCACCCCCCCTCCTCTCCTACTAACACTAAGCGGCACTGGCAAATGTGCGAGTTTTGGGAGTGACCGTGCGTCGCCCACCCGAACAACCCGACAGGCACCAATTCGGGTCACCGATAAGACCGACTCGTATCACCAGCCTGCAGAGGGATGGAGAAAGTGACGTGACTTCCGTGACCCACCTACCAGAGGCATCACCCTCTTGATACAAGACACAGCCGCTCTAAGCAACCTTTGATCCAACTGCACAATCGCGTTTTGTAAGCTCAGGCCTACGAAGAATACACTGTTGCAGAGCTTGCAGGCACTGTCCCTTCTCGACAGAAAATTGTGGACTTCAGAAACTAGACAGCCATGACCTGTATGGTGCTTGGCACTAAATGTGGGATGCTGGCGCTTCAACCCTTAGATTATTAAGCACTGCACTGCAAAGCACTGGTTATTATAGAGGATGCGCGCTTTCAAATGAATGTGGCCAAAAGATGGAAATTGCTGACAGGGTGGCTCAACATATTCATCACAACCGCAATGCGTGAATATCATTCTATGCaaaatgcttttcttttttttttgcaaaatgcaCAGAGGAAAATATTTTACCACTCAAACAGTTTTCATAAAACACTGCATCTTAAGCGCAACAATGTAAAGAGAAATATGCCAAATGTGAATCAATAATCTACAAGGGATGACTTCTACGTGACCACAAGTGCAAACGAATTGCAGTAAAGTGTAAAAACAACAGGTGTAAAAGCTAAGCCTAACACCATTCTCTTAATAGCAGATAGATACTGGCACACAGAAAACACAGAAGAATTCTAACTGTCAGGGCACATTCACACTTGCGACACAACAACGTCCCACGACCGACTGCGACTGgagaccagaaagctactcaagacgaatgatgttcacactgacaaatgcgaccgacgagtcgcttaATGGAAAAGTCTCGCAATAgaccgttcacgtctgcttgcaatgtcatcgccgcgttAAATAAGCATCAGCATATACAGATgccctgttccttcgcatctgattggttcagctattctgcgactgcggtcgtgCGACTGGAACGAAACGGTCACCTTTccagaaaagcgaccatttgcaacTACTTGCGACTTGTcactttgcgactaacttggttgcgtgacctcgcctagtcgcaactGTGAATGGGCCCTCAGTCCCGTGTTTCTTGTGCGCCAATATATATCCGCTATGAAGTAGTCGCAACTCACCAAAGTTGCCGCAGtcttattgccccccccccccagtgtaCCATCTCTTTTTTTTCCGCTGAGTCGGTTGGTGGCACCAAGGTTACTTCACCAACAtgttttcgtgtttgtttgttttttccccATGAAAATGTCAGTCTCTTTCCTGACACTGATCTTATATAGACGCTGACAGTCtggtttacttttcttttttttttcttttcaatgacaacCAAGACTTCTTGCCCCCATCACAAAGGGCTAGCTAGCAAGCTAGCCCCATGCATGGAACGTGCCTGCAAGCTCTTACAAATGAATATTCACCATGCATTCGACCACTTTCATGATCACAGAATGGTGGACGTAATGACTCTCCCTAGATAAACCACTCCAGCCAATTGCCTAGTAGTAACGCCCCTGCTGCCTCAGCACAGACATAACTAGCCCAGCTACTGTTGTGAAGGTTGCTTTTAACTAGCTGAGGGTCTAGAATGAGCTACTCTGCAGAGGCTATTCCGCAAGGGCCATGCTTTTTCAGAGCTCATGGCTCGGTTGTACTACCTCGCTGCAGAGGgagaggggggagagggggaggcctCCCATGCCTGCCACATAACACTGCCATAACTGCGGCTATAATCACTTTAGTGTCAAGCGGAGGATGGGCAAAGCAGCGAAGCCACATTTTAACCCAGTGTAACAGTGAAAACAACAAACAATTTGcttgatgctgctgctgttgccagcAGAACCACCTAGTCACACCGAAGTGACGTCATCACCTTCGTGGCACCACCAGCAGCCACACTCTGGTGCCGACAAGCACAGTACTACCCCAGTTGCGGATGCACAACGGAAGTGCCCCCCCGATACCACTCTCAGAGGAACCGGCGCTCCACACTACAGGCTGCTATCACCACAGGCACTCGACAAAACGTTAACAAAGCGGCGACCACGACGACCTACTGCGCGGGCACCACGCTCCCGGCCGTCGTGGCGGCCATTGACATCGGAGCTGCCTCGATGCTGGAGGTAACCACAGAGCGCTGCATCGCCGAAGGCGAGAGGGACACGTCCATGGGGGCAGCCACTGAAGCCGGGATGGCTTCAGCAGCTGCAGAATCTTCGTCTGTGCTGCTGCTTGCTGCGACGGCCGAGGAGGAGGGCGTAGAAGAAGAGGCGGCGGGACTTCCGTTGGCGCTCTCGGCGGGCGGACAGAGTCCGAGCGCAACGGCCAAGTCCTGTAGCACGACGGCATCTTTGGGATCCACCAGATTGAAGCGCGCGTTGAAGAGGGTGAAGTGGGCGAATATCGAATGCAGATGGCCGTGCAGCTGCAGCAAGACCATCTCCCGGAAGTGGGCATGGTACAGGTGTGCCAGGACGTGCAGCAGAAGTCCGTGGATCTTCTTCACCAGGGACTCGAAAGAGCTGGGAAACTCGCGTTCTGCAGAGAAGCAATTCAGATCCCAAAGTGAGTCATCGAAGCAGGCAGGGTTCACCAAACCGGTGGCACGTTCACGGTCCATGGAATTAAGTGTGAAAGAAACACCACAAAGGAGATGCGAAACACCAAAGCGCTACCACCAACAGGTTTTAATGCTACTTGATTGGCACCAATATGTATAGGCACAAGAAATCGCAAACAAGGAAAAACGAAACAACAGAGCATGCAATATGTTCAAATTGGATTATCACCAACTAGTCCAATGCTGCCTGCCTTTGGAATGTGTTATAGGGACAGTGGAGTATGTTTCTGGCATTCAGGAGCAGACGCACCTCATCCAAATAGTCAGAGATGGTATGCAAGCACACCTTAAAAACCAGGCTTATGGAGCACAAAACTGGCGTCAAAGCGGTGAACTTTCTCCGGTGGCAAACGCATGACGCCTAATGCCTAGAAATGTTACAGCTGCTGTAACACATGGCTCGGGGAGAAAAAGTTCGGCACAGCAAACGTTGCCGCCACAAGCAGCAAACACACAAGGTGCGCTCACCAGGTGTCGCGAGGAGCGTTCTCCCTCCAGCTTCAGGCGGCTAGTTGAGAGCCGCTGCAGGTTTTTACTTTTCCATTTGTAAATGCACATATTAAACTTCTTTTTAAATTGCTCGGCAATTAACAACAATTAATAGACTGAaccctttttattattttgttgttttacaaaaaaaatttgtcgcagtgtcacccgaaaggcgaagcaccaattgcgatagcaaattagtagagagctacacggagtaaggatagtagttttatcagctgtataaacttggacatgcagcagcaccagcaacgtgcagaacagttgtcgacgccgtcagagttttgcccgcgttcacaccgaacgcgcgcggcgtttttatatgaatacgtatttggtgccgcagctaaacgtcgcctcccctccctccctcccgtccccccacagccttttgcacgaaggaagaagttgcgttttctctctatatatggaaaggaggaaagagacgcttaattctgcggcccttcagggagcacggcacagaacgcatttgctctccggcgtgcgttcactccccgtgaaagcgcgcatccctcgcgccctttcactcgcacatacagcgtccggagcgcagcgacgatttcatcgccattgacgtcatacggaacctcacagcgaaggcgacgacgacgccagaaatctgctttggagtgtccatataactgctatcgcaataaaacatattcGTCAAGTCTGACAACACTGACAGCTACATGGCAAATGCACAGcagtgacggtgacaagaacttttattgatcctgagaaactggccagggggagccgaaggctccctcaggtcaagtcggtgccTCCGCCCAGGCAGTGTCCGCCTGTTTATCACTCCACGTAGCCCAAGCCAGCGAACAAGCCAGCGCCACGTCTATTTCTGCCACGTAAAGTTCATCGTGAAAGTTCGCTCTGCGCGGCCTGGGCATAACTAatttttttgcagaaaaaaaaataaaacaatgaaaaCGAACAATTTCTTAGCGCCTTGCCTTAATGAATTTCATTACCACTCTTAACTCATCTGCTATAGAGCACCAGTACTAAAGGCAAGTAAGCGAGGCAAGAAATTAGGGACAAAGGGTGAATGACTCGTTCTTGCCCTATCCCTTGACACCAGACAGCTGTAGCCAGTCTCTTAGCTGCAGCTCACCTATCCTGTCGTAACACGTGCTGCTTGCTGCTAGAGAGCCCACCCTAACACAACCTCTCCATACCATCCCGTAACATCAGCCAGGAGCAGGTGCTGGGAGACAGAATGCTTTCAAATCTGTCGAAGCTGCTAGCTTTTATGGTGCTGTGAATTATGCATGACAATGAGCAGGTCACCGAAAGTGAGTGGCATCGTAAACATTATCATAGGTCTGACGCAAAGTTTCCTTACTGTATTTTAAATGTAGAAGACCATAGCATGTGCGCAGGAAGCTTGATTAAAAAATAAGCAATGTGCAAAATAGTGGGCACCCTCTTCCACAGCTGCGGCCGAACCACTCACTATAAGATCCGGTTGGAAAACAGCGCTAATCTCCTCTGTTGTTACCTGGGCTGAAACAGGTCTCTTTTTGCTCTTTACCTTGCTCTCAGCACCTGTTTTCCTCCTTGTTTTTCTGCAACAAGTATTCATTGCAGGAAATGCCATTCCTTTTCTGTTCACGAAAAACGGGTAGACGGCGGATTTTATTCGACAACTTGCAAAAATCCAACTTTGCTGCCTTGCGCGGCTGTTTAGCGTTTGCTACCCAAAAAAAACTATCCTCCACAGAAAGCATTTCCTCCGACTAAGTGCTGTGTCTACAGGGAGGAAGCGCGAGCACAAAGGCTTTCTTAGAATTCTTCCAAATATTTTTTTCCTCGTGGTCCCAGAACACCCCACACCTAGCTACCTAAAGGGCATGTATTGTTGCCATTCAACAGCCTTTACTACTGCCCAACCCTCACAGAGTAAAGGAGTTTGGGGTTGTAAATTCAAAGTTGTTGAATGGGAACAATACCTTGTTCTGTTAGTCTGTAGACGAGCACATCATTGTTGGGAAACCCCTCTTTCACGCATTCGCGGCATACTTCTGCAAATATTGGGCCACAATGGGTCACATTGTTCACAATGGATTCGCAAATGCTGCTGTTTACATAAATGCATTAAGCTGTAAACATACTATAATCCCTTTGTACATTTATAATCTTCAACATACTataatatgggggggggggggaggggggcctCCAGACATTGCTTTGTCTAGGACCACCACTGTCGCTGTGCATGCACTGTCAAGCTTTTGGTGACATTGACACTTACTGACTAGAGTGTCCTGAATTTGCTGCAGAAAGTATTAATAGATTGactagtgagtgagtgagtacgaactttattattgcgatagcaattatatggacactcaaagaggatttctgccatcgacattgccgtcgccgtgaggttccgtatgacgtcaacagcgatgaaatcatcgccgcacgcatgacgctgtatgtgcgagtgaaagggcgcgagggacgcgcgctttcacggggagtgaacgcacagtggagaacgaacgcacagcggagaacaaacgcgcgttctgcgccgcgctccctgaagggctgcagaattaagcgtctctttcctcctttacaatcacctatatatagagcaaacgcgacttcttccgtcgcgcgaaaggccgtggggggatgggagggaggggatgtGACATTTAgcttcggcaccaaatgcgtatttatataaaaatgttgcgaggcgagaaggtggtaaagacttccgacgctgctcgacgagtttcccgtccTGATCttatcgaaaacctccgagccgcccccagaggccctggcaacaggcaccaacgccgcgcgcgtttggtgcgaacatgggcaaaacggcgacggcgtcaacaacagttctgtgcgttgctggtgctgctgcaggtccaagtttatacagctgataaagctactatccttacgccgtatagctctctagtaagttactatcgcaattgatgcttcgcctttcgactgaaactgcgacatttttaggtcctgaggagataGACTAAAGCAGACGACTGCCCCAGGCACCCAAGTGCAAGTGAGATTTTGTTCCCACGAGGACACAGGATATTTAGGAGAGAGGTGCTTCGACTCCTCTTATTAAAGTTCATACGTGATATGTGGCTAGAGTGTGAATGGTGAACAATGTGGTCAAGTAATTTGAATATAGCGCAATATGTTGGGCTCTATATCCAGTTCCTTGTGATACCGGGTGTCCGCCGGAGCCACGAGAGCCAAGGCCACAAACCATAACGCCCTGGCGTGCATGTCGATAGC is a window of Dermacentor silvarum isolate Dsil-2018 chromosome 4, BIME_Dsil_1.4, whole genome shotgun sequence DNA encoding:
- the LOC119450689 gene encoding MOB kinase activator-like 2 isoform X2, producing the protein MCAVARAKYRGMFMLNFVWKARRKDKDASSSGGGGQEEPKMYLESTVLECTIPESRLRDLVDLPEGLDYNEWLASHTLAFFDHINLLYGTVSEFCTMSGCPDMTGPGNRQYLWFDEKGKKCKVAAPQYIDYVMTFTQKTVNDESLFPTKFEREFPSSFESLVKKIHGLLLHVLAHLYHAHFREMVLLQLHGHLHSIFAHFTLFNARFNLVDPKDAVVLQDLAVALGLCPPAESANGSPAASSSTPSSSAVAASSSTDEDSAAAEAIPASVAAPMDVSLSPSAMQRSVVTSSIEAAPMSMAATTAGSVVPAQ
- the LOC119450689 gene encoding MOB kinase activator-like 2 isoform X3, producing the protein MGKARRKDKDASSSGGGGQEEPKMYLESTVLECTIPESRLRDLVDLPEGLDYNEWLASHTLAFFDHINLLYGTVSEFCTMSGCPDMTGPGNRQYLWFDEKGKKCKVAAPQYIDYVMTFTQKTVNDESLFPTKFEREFPSSFESLVKKIHGLLLHVLAHLYHAHFREMVLLQLHGHLHSIFAHFTLFNARFNLVDPKDAVVLQDLAVALGLCPPAESANGSPAASSSTPSSSAVAASSSTDEDSAAAEAIPASVAAPMDVSLSPSAMQRSVVTSSIEAAPMSMAATTAGSVVPAQ